A window of Conger conger chromosome 13, fConCon1.1, whole genome shotgun sequence contains these coding sequences:
- the LOC133108544 gene encoding uncharacterized protein LOC133108544, which produces MEIRMLFHPPKDPKFPRKPWIGYVNDVPFVGTSADMVDGFIALLQGDRKTAEAKSYKDFLDSAGIHDLKPGSILQNDTIQKVVGCSARVSKYIIDYIIQAKNPRAKATVKVTKAAQAGKDLTTSLSKSFKALRDTLKEHGIDLLEDVQQNRRSNRGEHVFNNALLRLYGSIIDLYIARHVEKGNRNTLVDSIPNSCVSDAFRSNAPDGRYLNLTADQRRNIRNWVVCIPDNMVYIPINNTLFSYMIGEIRNNAVKAMHSFSLFQNDEKVLRKLSQLVEWMNTHRVYLDPYAAGIWLFENQFRHHEFHMTEDGVQRMLRSIVPCKTTLLIEYVNMLILAANLVGVFIQGAVNHS; this is translated from the exons ATGGAAATAAG GATGCTGTTCCACCCACCGAAAGATCCCAAGTTCCCAAGGAAACCGTGGATAGGATATGTGAACGACGTGCCCTTCGTGGGCACTTCTGCTGACATGGTGGACGGCTTCATTGCGCTGCTCCAAGGAGACCGAAAGACCGCAGAGGCCAAGAGCTATAAGGACTTCCTGG ACTCAGCTGGAATCCATGACCTGAAGCCAGGGTCCATCCTTCAGAACGACACAATCCAGAAAGTAGTCGGGTGCAGTGCCAGAGTATCCAAATATATAATTGATTACATTATACAAGCAAAAAATCCACGGGCGAAAGCCACCGTCAAAGTAACTAAGGCAGCCCAGGCAGGTAAAGATCTAACCACATCCCTTTCCAAGTCTTTCAAGGCTCTCAGGGATACATTGAAAGAACATGGTATAGACTTGCTCGAAGATGTACAACAGAACCGAAGGTCTAACCGGGGAGAACACGTTTTCAACAACGCCCTGCTTCGGTTATATGGGTCGATAATTGATTTATACATTGCAAGGCACGTCGAAAAAGGTAACAGAAATACGTTGGTTGACAGTATCCCAAACAGCTGCGTTAGTGACGCCTTCCGAAGCAACGCCCCAGATGGCAGATACCTCAACTTGACAGCTGATCAGAGACGAAACATTAGAAACTGGGTAGTTTGCATTCCGGACAATATGGTATATATCCCAATAAACAACACTCTGTTTTCATACATGATAGGGGAGATTAGGAACAATGCTGTTAAGGCCATGCATTCATTTAGTCTGTTTCAAAATGATGAGAAAGTGCTGCGTAAACTCTCTCAATTAGTAGAATGGATGAATACTCATCGCGTTTATCTGGACCCATATGCCGCGGGAATTTGGCTTTTTGAAAACCAATTTCGTCATCATGAATTTCACATGACTGAAGACGGCGTGCAACGTATGCTGAGGTCCATCGTTCCCTGTAAGACAACCTTGTTAattgaatatgtgaatatgcTGATACTGGCCGCCAACCTGGTGGGTGTATTCATTCAAGGTGCGGTTAACCACAGTTAA
- the dph1 gene encoding 2-(3-amino-3-carboxypropyl)histidine synthase subunit 1: MADTEDTQVVKPKKREGQGARRVANQIPDEILNDPQLQDAILALPQNYNFEIHKTIWRVRQAKAKRVALQLPEGLQMFACVIADIIERFTDADTVVMGDVTYGACCVDDFTARALGADLLVHYGHSCLIPIDSTAGIKMLYVFVDIQLDTAHFLDTVQYNFTPGQSLALVSTIQFVAALQSVSIALKQTFDVLMPQCRPLSPGEILGCTSPRLERPVDAIIYLGDGRFHLESIMIANPDVPAYRYDPYSKIFSREYYDHKSMRESRQKSIEQARSGQRWGLILGTLGRQGSPKVLEHLESKLKSLGKTFTRVMLSEIFPSKLDLLPDVDVWVQVACPRLSIDWGPAFSKPLLSPYEASVALQQVQWQEVYPMDYYAKGSLGPWTVNHPDHQPSRTAKRPIRNCVSGKAAAGNQSTPCGCQAE; the protein is encoded by the exons atggCGGACACTGAAGATACGCAGGTTGTTAAACCGAAGAAACGAGAAG GTCAAGGAGCCAGGAGAGTAGCCAACCAAATCCCAGATGAAATCCTGAATGACCCGCAGCTGCAGGACGCCATCCTTGCTTTACCTCAGAATTACAACTTTGAAATCCATAAGACAATTTGGCGAGTGAGGCAGGCCAAGGCGAAGAGAG TGGCGCTACAGTTGCCAGAGGGTCTACAGATGTTTGCCTGTGTAATTGCTGACATCATTGAAAG GTTCACAGATGCAGACACTGTGGTGATGGGGGATGTGACATATGGAGCCTGCTGTGTGGATGACTTCACCGCCCGTGCCCTTGGGGCTGACTTATTGGTGCACTACGGCCACAGCTGCCTGA TCCCCATCGACTCCACGGCAGGCATAAAGATGCTCTACGTGTTTGTGGACATCCAGTTGGACACGGCGCACTTCCTGGACACCGTGCAGTACAACTTCACCCCCGGACAGTCCCTGGCTCTTGTCAGCACCATTCAGTTTGTGGCAGCGTTGCAG TCTGTCAGTATTGCCCTGAAGCAGACGTTTGACGTGTTGATGCCTCAGTGTCGCCCCCTGTCTCCCGGGGAGATCCTGGGCTGCACCTCACCTCGGCTTGAAAGGCCCGTCGATGCCATCAT tTACCTGGGTGATGGGCGGTTTCACCTAGAATCCATAATGATTGCCAATCCAGATGTACCTGCCTACAG GTATGACCCCTACAGTAAGATCTTCTCGCGAGAGTACTACGACCACAAATCCATGCGGGAGAGCCGACAGAAGTCCATCGAGCAAGCTCGATCAGGCCAGAGATGGGGCCTTATCCTGGGCACCCTTGGCCGGCAGGGCAGCCCCAAAGTCCTGGAG CACCTGGAATCCAAGCTGAAGTCTTTAGGCAAGACTTTCACTAGAGTAATGCTGTCGGAAATCTTCCCCAGCAAACTAGATCTGCTGCCAGATGTTGACGT GTGGGTACAGGTGGCGTGTCCGCGCCTCTCCATAGACTGGGGCCCGGCCTTCTCTAAGCCCCTGCTCTCCCCTTATGAG GCTTCAGTGGCCCTCCAGCAGGTTCAGTGGCAAGAAGTGTATCCAATGGATTACTACGCCAAAGGGAGTCTGGGACCTTGGACTGTCAATCACCCTGATCACCAGCCATCTCGCACTGCCAAAAGACCAATCAGA AATTGTGTATCAGGCAAAGCTGCAGCTGGCAATCAGAGCACTCCCTGTGGCTGTCAGGCAGAATAA
- the gkup gene encoding glucuronokinase with putative uridyl pyrophosphorylase isoform X3, giving the protein MRQLFSEVYLVTNADKYKHYERWATANDFPVENVVNDGSTTLEDQLGAVADLELAIRSRRLQDDIMVIAGDMLCADQNFDIGQVLRFFRSKPGELVIYYELEEGEKSCTRGIVEVCPESHRVTRFLEKPRDGLTTSRLASVVFYCLRKTTLPYLSAFLSQRPDAAGRSLGMFWEWLINKETLPVFGMKLPTGFQLIGQVTLSDYNKWLACYSAKQQESPGKPIISRSYARVGLMGNPSDGFNGKTIAMTICNFWAEVTLTESQSLVLLPHPLNDPTEFGSLQDLFCISRKEGYLGGLRLLQATCKKFYQFCSKQGIALTKQNFTLKYDTNIPRQVGLAGSSAIVSATLKCLMRFYNITDRDLPKPVRANFILSVETDELFITAGLQDRVVQVYEGLVYMDFSKQFMDERGYGEYIPMDMSSVPPLWLAYLGDPSDSGRIHSNIRQRWLNGDSVVVQTMKSFGELTDQARVALECKDWHKLADLMDQNFELRRSIYTDECLGPGNLKMVQLAREFGSAVKLPGSGGAVIGLCLDKDKLAELRHTFQEAGCVFCEIVPYDPRSANAHSQD; this is encoded by the exons AT GCGACAGTTGTTCAGTGAAGTCTACTTGGTTACAAATGCAGATAA GTACAAACACTATGAGCGCTGGGCGACAGCCAATGACTTTCCGGTGGAGAATGTGGTTAATGATGGCAGCACCACTCTGGAGGATCAACTGGGGGCTGTGGCGGACCTGGAGCTTGCCATCCGGAGCCGCAGACTGCAAGATGACATCATGGTG ATTGCAGGAGACATGCTGTGTGCAGACCAGAACTTTGACATTGGGCAGGTCCTTCGCTTTTTCAGGTCGAAG CCTGGAGAGCTGGTAATTTACTATGagctggaggagggagagaaaagctGCACAAGGGGCATCGTTGAAGTATGTCCTGAGTCCCACag ggtcacACGGTTCCTTGAAAAGCCACGGGATGGCCTGACAACATCTCGACTGGCCAGTGTAGTCTTCTACTGCCTGCGCAAAACCACGCTTCCCTACCTGTCTGCCTTCCTCTCTCAGCGGCCCGATGCTGCAGGCAGGTCGCTTGGAATGTTCTGG GAGTGGCTCATTAACAAGGAGACGTTGCCTGTGTTTGGGATGAAGTTGCCCACAGGTTTCCAGCTCATTGGACAAGTG ACACTCTCAGACTACAACAAATGGCTTGCCTGCTACTCTGCAAAACAGCAGGAGTCCCCTGGCAAACCTATCATCTCCCGTTCTTATGCCAG AGTTGGGCTGATGGGTAACCCCTCCGATGGCTTCAACGGTAAAACCATTGCCATGACGATCTGCAACTTCTGGGCTGAGGTCACTCTGACGGAGAGCCAGAGCTTG GTTCTGCTGCCCCATCCCCTCAACGACCCCACTGAGTTTGGAAGCCTACAGGACCTTTTCTGCATCAGTCGAAAGGAAGG GTATCTTGGAGGACTGAGGCTGCTGCAGGCTACCTGTAAGAAGTTTTACCAGTTCTGCTCCAAGCAAGG aaTTGCTCTGACAAAGCAGAATTTCACTCTGAAATACGACACCAACATCCCCCGCCAAGTG GGCCTTGCTGGGAGTAG TGCAATTGTGTCTGCTACTCTGAAGTGCCTAATGAGGTTCTACAACATAACAGACAGA GACCTCCCTAAACCTGTTCGAGCTAACTTCATCCTGAGTGTGGAGACTGATGAGCTGTTTATCACGGCTGGGCTTCAAGACCGAGTGGTGCAG GTCTATGAGGGGTTAGTCTACATGGACTTCAGCAAGCAATTCATGGATGAACGTGGCTATG GTGAATACATTCCCATGGACATGAGCTCGgttcctcctctctggttggCCTACCTGGGCGACCCCAGCGACTCTGGGAGGATCCATAGTAATATCCGTCAGCGCTGGCTGAACg GAGACTCTGTTGTGGTCCAGACTATGAAGTCTTTCGGTGAGCTCACGGACCAGGCCAG GGTGGCCTTGGAGTGTAAGGACTGGCACAAACTGGCTGATCTGATGGATCAGAATTTCGAGCTGAGACG ATCAATCTACACCGATGAGTGTTTGGGTCCTGGTAATCTCAAGATGGTGCAACTAGCAAGAGAG tttggcTCTGCAGTTAAGTTGCCTGGCAGTGGCGGAGCTGTCATCGGTCTGTGTCTGGACAAGGACAAACTG GCGGAGCTGAGGCACACTTTCCAGGAGGCCGGCTGCGTTTTCTGTGAAATAGTACCGTATGACCCGCGATCTGCGAATGCTCACAGCCAAGACTGA
- the gkup gene encoding glucuronokinase with putative uridyl pyrophosphorylase isoform X2 — protein sequence MRHDTVLETQIKNDFTGLYSHLTGVPKALLPGVGGKKILDFWWETVNMRQLFSEVYLVTNADKYKHYERWATANDFPVENVVNDGSTTLEDQLGAVADLELAIRSRRLQDDIMVIAGDMLCADQNFDIGQVLRFFRSKPGELVIYYELEEGEKSCTRGIVEVCPESHRVTRFLEKPRDGLTTSRLASVVFYCLRKTTLPYLSAFLSQRPDAAGRSLGMFWEWLINKETLPVFGMKLPTGFQLIGQVTLSDYNKWLACYSAKQQESPGKPIISRSYARVGLMGNPSDGFNGKTIAMTICNFWAEVTLTESQSLVLLPHPLNDPTEFGSLQDLFCISRKEGYLGGLRLLQATCKKFYQFCSKQGIALTKQNFTLKYDTNIPRQVGLAGSSAIVSATLKCLMRFYNITDRDLPKPVRANFILSVETDELFITAGLQDRVVQVYEGLVYMDFSKQFMDERGYGEYIPMDMSSVPPLWLAYLGDPSDSGRIHSNIRQRWLNGDSVVVQTMKSFGELTDQARVALECKDWHKLADLMDQNFELRRSIYTDECLGPGNLKMVQLAREFGSAVKLPGSGGAVIGLCLDKDKLAELRHTFQEAGCVFCEIVPYDPRSANAHSQD from the exons ATGC GCCACGACACTGTTCTTGAGACCCAGATCAAG AATGATTTCACAGGTCTATATAGTCACCTGACAGGGGTTCCCAAAGCATTGCTTCCTGGAGTTGGTGGAAAGAAAATCTTAGACTTTTGGTGGGAGACTGTCAACAT GCGACAGTTGTTCAGTGAAGTCTACTTGGTTACAAATGCAGATAA GTACAAACACTATGAGCGCTGGGCGACAGCCAATGACTTTCCGGTGGAGAATGTGGTTAATGATGGCAGCACCACTCTGGAGGATCAACTGGGGGCTGTGGCGGACCTGGAGCTTGCCATCCGGAGCCGCAGACTGCAAGATGACATCATGGTG ATTGCAGGAGACATGCTGTGTGCAGACCAGAACTTTGACATTGGGCAGGTCCTTCGCTTTTTCAGGTCGAAG CCTGGAGAGCTGGTAATTTACTATGagctggaggagggagagaaaagctGCACAAGGGGCATCGTTGAAGTATGTCCTGAGTCCCACag ggtcacACGGTTCCTTGAAAAGCCACGGGATGGCCTGACAACATCTCGACTGGCCAGTGTAGTCTTCTACTGCCTGCGCAAAACCACGCTTCCCTACCTGTCTGCCTTCCTCTCTCAGCGGCCCGATGCTGCAGGCAGGTCGCTTGGAATGTTCTGG GAGTGGCTCATTAACAAGGAGACGTTGCCTGTGTTTGGGATGAAGTTGCCCACAGGTTTCCAGCTCATTGGACAAGTG ACACTCTCAGACTACAACAAATGGCTTGCCTGCTACTCTGCAAAACAGCAGGAGTCCCCTGGCAAACCTATCATCTCCCGTTCTTATGCCAG AGTTGGGCTGATGGGTAACCCCTCCGATGGCTTCAACGGTAAAACCATTGCCATGACGATCTGCAACTTCTGGGCTGAGGTCACTCTGACGGAGAGCCAGAGCTTG GTTCTGCTGCCCCATCCCCTCAACGACCCCACTGAGTTTGGAAGCCTACAGGACCTTTTCTGCATCAGTCGAAAGGAAGG GTATCTTGGAGGACTGAGGCTGCTGCAGGCTACCTGTAAGAAGTTTTACCAGTTCTGCTCCAAGCAAGG aaTTGCTCTGACAAAGCAGAATTTCACTCTGAAATACGACACCAACATCCCCCGCCAAGTG GGCCTTGCTGGGAGTAG TGCAATTGTGTCTGCTACTCTGAAGTGCCTAATGAGGTTCTACAACATAACAGACAGA GACCTCCCTAAACCTGTTCGAGCTAACTTCATCCTGAGTGTGGAGACTGATGAGCTGTTTATCACGGCTGGGCTTCAAGACCGAGTGGTGCAG GTCTATGAGGGGTTAGTCTACATGGACTTCAGCAAGCAATTCATGGATGAACGTGGCTATG GTGAATACATTCCCATGGACATGAGCTCGgttcctcctctctggttggCCTACCTGGGCGACCCCAGCGACTCTGGGAGGATCCATAGTAATATCCGTCAGCGCTGGCTGAACg GAGACTCTGTTGTGGTCCAGACTATGAAGTCTTTCGGTGAGCTCACGGACCAGGCCAG GGTGGCCTTGGAGTGTAAGGACTGGCACAAACTGGCTGATCTGATGGATCAGAATTTCGAGCTGAGACG ATCAATCTACACCGATGAGTGTTTGGGTCCTGGTAATCTCAAGATGGTGCAACTAGCAAGAGAG tttggcTCTGCAGTTAAGTTGCCTGGCAGTGGCGGAGCTGTCATCGGTCTGTGTCTGGACAAGGACAAACTG GCGGAGCTGAGGCACACTTTCCAGGAGGCCGGCTGCGTTTTCTGTGAAATAGTACCGTATGACCCGCGATCTGCGAATGCTCACAGCCAAGACTGA
- the gkup gene encoding glucuronokinase with putative uridyl pyrophosphorylase isoform X1: MICLLLVAGHDTVLETQIKNDFTGLYSHLTGVPKALLPGVGGKKILDFWWETVNMRQLFSEVYLVTNADKYKHYERWATANDFPVENVVNDGSTTLEDQLGAVADLELAIRSRRLQDDIMVIAGDMLCADQNFDIGQVLRFFRSKPGELVIYYELEEGEKSCTRGIVEVCPESHRVTRFLEKPRDGLTTSRLASVVFYCLRKTTLPYLSAFLSQRPDAAGRSLGMFWEWLINKETLPVFGMKLPTGFQLIGQVTLSDYNKWLACYSAKQQESPGKPIISRSYARVGLMGNPSDGFNGKTIAMTICNFWAEVTLTESQSLVLLPHPLNDPTEFGSLQDLFCISRKEGYLGGLRLLQATCKKFYQFCSKQGIALTKQNFTLKYDTNIPRQVGLAGSSAIVSATLKCLMRFYNITDRDLPKPVRANFILSVETDELFITAGLQDRVVQVYEGLVYMDFSKQFMDERGYGEYIPMDMSSVPPLWLAYLGDPSDSGRIHSNIRQRWLNGDSVVVQTMKSFGELTDQARVALECKDWHKLADLMDQNFELRRSIYTDECLGPGNLKMVQLAREFGSAVKLPGSGGAVIGLCLDKDKLAELRHTFQEAGCVFCEIVPYDPRSANAHSQD; this comes from the exons ATGATCTGCCTTTTACTGGTTGCAGGCCACGACACTGTTCTTGAGACCCAGATCAAG AATGATTTCACAGGTCTATATAGTCACCTGACAGGGGTTCCCAAAGCATTGCTTCCTGGAGTTGGTGGAAAGAAAATCTTAGACTTTTGGTGGGAGACTGTCAACAT GCGACAGTTGTTCAGTGAAGTCTACTTGGTTACAAATGCAGATAA GTACAAACACTATGAGCGCTGGGCGACAGCCAATGACTTTCCGGTGGAGAATGTGGTTAATGATGGCAGCACCACTCTGGAGGATCAACTGGGGGCTGTGGCGGACCTGGAGCTTGCCATCCGGAGCCGCAGACTGCAAGATGACATCATGGTG ATTGCAGGAGACATGCTGTGTGCAGACCAGAACTTTGACATTGGGCAGGTCCTTCGCTTTTTCAGGTCGAAG CCTGGAGAGCTGGTAATTTACTATGagctggaggagggagagaaaagctGCACAAGGGGCATCGTTGAAGTATGTCCTGAGTCCCACag ggtcacACGGTTCCTTGAAAAGCCACGGGATGGCCTGACAACATCTCGACTGGCCAGTGTAGTCTTCTACTGCCTGCGCAAAACCACGCTTCCCTACCTGTCTGCCTTCCTCTCTCAGCGGCCCGATGCTGCAGGCAGGTCGCTTGGAATGTTCTGG GAGTGGCTCATTAACAAGGAGACGTTGCCTGTGTTTGGGATGAAGTTGCCCACAGGTTTCCAGCTCATTGGACAAGTG ACACTCTCAGACTACAACAAATGGCTTGCCTGCTACTCTGCAAAACAGCAGGAGTCCCCTGGCAAACCTATCATCTCCCGTTCTTATGCCAG AGTTGGGCTGATGGGTAACCCCTCCGATGGCTTCAACGGTAAAACCATTGCCATGACGATCTGCAACTTCTGGGCTGAGGTCACTCTGACGGAGAGCCAGAGCTTG GTTCTGCTGCCCCATCCCCTCAACGACCCCACTGAGTTTGGAAGCCTACAGGACCTTTTCTGCATCAGTCGAAAGGAAGG GTATCTTGGAGGACTGAGGCTGCTGCAGGCTACCTGTAAGAAGTTTTACCAGTTCTGCTCCAAGCAAGG aaTTGCTCTGACAAAGCAGAATTTCACTCTGAAATACGACACCAACATCCCCCGCCAAGTG GGCCTTGCTGGGAGTAG TGCAATTGTGTCTGCTACTCTGAAGTGCCTAATGAGGTTCTACAACATAACAGACAGA GACCTCCCTAAACCTGTTCGAGCTAACTTCATCCTGAGTGTGGAGACTGATGAGCTGTTTATCACGGCTGGGCTTCAAGACCGAGTGGTGCAG GTCTATGAGGGGTTAGTCTACATGGACTTCAGCAAGCAATTCATGGATGAACGTGGCTATG GTGAATACATTCCCATGGACATGAGCTCGgttcctcctctctggttggCCTACCTGGGCGACCCCAGCGACTCTGGGAGGATCCATAGTAATATCCGTCAGCGCTGGCTGAACg GAGACTCTGTTGTGGTCCAGACTATGAAGTCTTTCGGTGAGCTCACGGACCAGGCCAG GGTGGCCTTGGAGTGTAAGGACTGGCACAAACTGGCTGATCTGATGGATCAGAATTTCGAGCTGAGACG ATCAATCTACACCGATGAGTGTTTGGGTCCTGGTAATCTCAAGATGGTGCAACTAGCAAGAGAG tttggcTCTGCAGTTAAGTTGCCTGGCAGTGGCGGAGCTGTCATCGGTCTGTGTCTGGACAAGGACAAACTG GCGGAGCTGAGGCACACTTTCCAGGAGGCCGGCTGCGTTTTCTGTGAAATAGTACCGTATGACCCGCGATCTGCGAATGCTCACAGCCAAGACTGA